The following are from one region of the Stigmatella ashevillena genome:
- a CDS encoding myxosortase-dependent metalloprotease, MXAN_2677/MXAN_2678 family — translation MKIAALLLTLSLGQTLDPYVRSRVEAGDPSTQCLFWTVPRITWNQSTRGNPGTLPAGSEFAAVRRAFQSWQEVFSSCGNIAFEEGPRVDDRDVGYVSKGENRNLVLFRTRQCTVGSLVPAEDPCWKDDVCGNVYDCWSNGNETIAVTLTTYDENTGIIYDSDIELNAGVFSFTTADGPRCTPPIIQGCVATDIQNTMTHEIGHLVGLDHTDAPNSTMNPRAPPGETSKRTIDAGSRSFVCEAYPKAGVSQNCLHLTTDPTLGRKAPGAGSGGCASAGAEAWLPALAGWALLWARRRKEPRA, via the coding sequence GTGAAGATCGCCGCGCTGTTGCTGACCTTGTCGCTGGGGCAGACCCTGGACCCCTATGTGCGCAGCCGGGTCGAGGCGGGAGACCCGTCCACCCAGTGCCTGTTCTGGACGGTGCCGCGCATCACCTGGAACCAGAGCACCCGGGGCAACCCGGGGACGCTGCCCGCGGGCTCCGAGTTCGCGGCGGTCCGCCGCGCGTTCCAGAGCTGGCAGGAGGTCTTCTCCTCGTGCGGAAACATCGCCTTCGAGGAAGGCCCCCGGGTGGATGATCGCGACGTCGGCTACGTGTCCAAGGGAGAGAACCGCAACCTGGTGCTCTTCCGCACGCGGCAGTGCACGGTGGGAAGCCTCGTCCCCGCGGAGGATCCGTGCTGGAAGGATGACGTCTGCGGCAACGTCTATGACTGCTGGAGCAACGGCAACGAGACCATCGCCGTCACCCTGACGACGTACGACGAAAACACCGGCATCATCTATGACTCGGACATCGAGCTGAACGCAGGGGTCTTCTCTTTCACCACGGCCGATGGCCCCCGGTGCACTCCGCCCATCATCCAGGGGTGTGTGGCCACCGATATCCAGAACACCATGACGCATGAGATTGGCCACCTCGTGGGGCTGGACCACACGGATGCGCCGAACTCGACCATGAACCCACGGGCTCCCCCCGGGGAGACGTCCAAGCGCACCATCGACGCGGGCTCCCGCTCCTTCGTCTGCGAGGCGTACCCGAAGGCAGGGGTCAGCCAGAACTGCCTTCACCTCACCACGGACCCCACGCTGGGGCGCAAGGCGCCCGGGGCCGGCTCGGGAGGTTGTGCCAGCGCGGGCGCCGAGGCGTGGCTTCCCGCCCTGGCGGGGTGGGCCTTGCTCTGGGCCCGCCGCCGGAAGGAACCCCGCGCGTGA
- the gltX gene encoding glutamate--tRNA ligase, whose amino-acid sequence MASALRVRFAPSPTGYLHIGGARTALFNYLYARRFGGDFILRIEDTDLERSTPESLKAILDGLKWLDIGWDEGPEKEGPHAPYFQTQRLDTYRDHCDQLIAAGKAYRCYCTQEEIRERRAQAEKEGRAYKYEGTCRERKDVPEGRPSVVRFKMPSAEGSVSFDDLVLGKITKEYSDLDDWVMLRGDGIPLYNYGCVIDDHLMDITVVSRGQEHVNSTFPQLMLYQAMGWEPPRFAHLPLILGPDREKLSKRKHKEADVMLHKANGILPEALLNFVIRLGWSHGNEEVISRQQMTEWFDFKDVGATSGVWNPDKLLWLNQHYLKTLPPRDVAGRLAPFLAQQGQTLPPEDVRLERFVLAFRERAKTLVEMATMALPYLKQGVTIDEKAAVKHLTADSLALLRQVREETAALTDWSVPALDAIIKTVSERASVGMGKVAQPVRVAVTGNTTSPGIGETLQLLGKEEALRRLDAALARG is encoded by the coding sequence ATGGCCTCCGCCCTTCGCGTCCGTTTCGCCCCTTCTCCGACCGGGTACCTCCACATCGGTGGTGCCCGGACCGCGCTCTTCAACTACCTCTACGCGCGCCGCTTCGGCGGCGATTTCATCCTGCGCATCGAGGACACGGACCTGGAGCGCTCCACCCCGGAGTCGCTGAAGGCCATCCTGGACGGCCTCAAGTGGCTCGACATCGGCTGGGACGAGGGCCCCGAGAAGGAAGGGCCCCACGCGCCCTACTTCCAAACCCAGCGCCTGGACACCTACCGCGATCACTGCGACCAGCTCATCGCCGCGGGCAAGGCGTACCGCTGCTACTGCACCCAGGAAGAGATCCGCGAGCGGCGCGCACAGGCCGAGAAGGAAGGCCGCGCCTACAAATATGAGGGCACCTGCCGCGAGCGCAAAGACGTCCCCGAGGGCCGCCCCTCCGTCGTGCGCTTCAAAATGCCCTCGGCGGAAGGGTCCGTGTCCTTCGACGACCTGGTGCTCGGGAAGATCACCAAGGAGTACTCGGACCTGGACGACTGGGTCATGCTGCGCGGGGACGGCATCCCCCTCTACAACTACGGCTGCGTCATCGATGACCACCTGATGGACATCACCGTGGTGTCGCGCGGACAGGAGCACGTCAACTCCACCTTCCCGCAGCTGATGCTCTACCAGGCGATGGGCTGGGAGCCGCCCCGGTTCGCCCACCTGCCGCTCATCCTCGGGCCGGACCGCGAGAAGCTCTCCAAGCGCAAGCACAAGGAAGCGGACGTGATGCTGCACAAGGCCAACGGCATCCTGCCCGAGGCCCTGCTCAACTTCGTCATCCGCCTCGGCTGGAGCCACGGCAACGAGGAGGTCATCTCGCGCCAGCAGATGACCGAGTGGTTCGACTTCAAGGACGTGGGCGCCACCTCTGGCGTGTGGAACCCGGACAAGCTGCTGTGGCTCAACCAGCACTACCTGAAGACGCTGCCCCCCAGGGACGTCGCCGGCCGGCTGGCGCCGTTCCTCGCGCAGCAGGGGCAGACGCTGCCCCCCGAGGACGTGCGCCTGGAGCGGTTCGTGCTCGCCTTCCGCGAGCGCGCCAAGACGCTGGTGGAGATGGCCACCATGGCCCTGCCCTATCTGAAGCAGGGGGTGACGATCGACGAGAAGGCCGCCGTCAAGCACCTCACGGCCGACTCCCTGGCGCTGTTGCGTCAGGTCCGGGAGGAGACCGCGGCCCTGACCGACTGGTCGGTGCCCGCGCTGGACGCGATCATCAAGACCGTGAGCGAGCGGGCCAGCGTGGGCATGGGCAAGGTGGCCCAGCCTGTCCGCGTGGCGGTGACCGGCAACACCACGAGTCCGGGGATCGGCGAGACCCTCCAGCTTCTGGGCAAGGAGGAAGCGCTGCGGCGCCTGGATGCCGCACTGGCCCGGGGCTGA
- a CDS encoding HAD family hydrolase, whose translation MSVAFFDLDKTLLAANSASLWIRRELALGHITRWQAFRASLWMARYHLGFVSMQDALRAAIGQLAGTEVRPIQERTTAFYEEQVRPLYRPGALRALEEHRSAGDRLVLLTSSTGYLSELVARDLRLDAILCNRFEVNADGLHTGKPLGVVCFGEGKRTCAEDYAREVGARLSSCSFYTDSYSDLPVMEVVGKPVAVHPDQRLRREALRRGWPVVDWGVPRAGASLEGTSGADASPR comes from the coding sequence ATGAGTGTCGCGTTCTTCGATCTCGACAAGACGCTGCTCGCGGCGAACTCCGCCTCGCTGTGGATCCGCCGCGAACTCGCCCTGGGCCACATCACCCGATGGCAAGCCTTTCGGGCCAGCCTGTGGATGGCCCGCTATCACCTGGGCTTCGTGTCCATGCAGGATGCGCTGCGAGCGGCGATCGGCCAGTTGGCGGGCACCGAGGTCCGTCCCATCCAGGAGCGCACCACCGCCTTCTATGAAGAGCAGGTCCGCCCGCTCTACCGGCCGGGAGCGCTGCGCGCGCTGGAGGAGCACCGGAGCGCCGGGGACCGGCTGGTGTTGTTGACCTCCTCGACGGGGTATCTCTCCGAACTGGTCGCGCGGGATCTTCGCCTGGATGCGATCCTCTGCAACCGCTTCGAGGTGAACGCCGATGGCCTGCACACAGGCAAGCCCCTGGGCGTTGTCTGTTTCGGAGAGGGCAAGCGCACCTGCGCGGAGGACTACGCGCGAGAGGTGGGGGCGCGCCTGTCCTCGTGCTCCTTCTACACGGACTCCTACTCCGACCTGCCCGTGATGGAGGTGGTGGGAAAGCCCGTGGCCGTCCATCCCGACCAACGGTTGCGCAGAGAGGCGCTCCGGAGGGGGTGGCCGGTGGTGGACTGGGGGGTGCCTCGTGCAGGCGCCTCCCTGGAGGGCACTTCCGGAGCGGACGCCAGCCCGAGGTGA
- a CDS encoding DUF2795 domain-containing protein has protein sequence MTRARSTAGARGADAGAAPEAAPSPSIRKALEGAVFPLSVEQLVHVARENGAPAPLLTLLSALPRKPFASMEGVECSLVNHMPRSADEGDPSSSS, from the coding sequence ATGACACGAGCCCGTTCAACCGCGGGTGCCCGCGGTGCTGACGCGGGTGCTGCGCCGGAAGCCGCCCCTTCCCCTTCGATTCGCAAGGCCCTTGAAGGCGCGGTATTCCCCCTCTCGGTGGAGCAACTGGTTCATGTCGCCCGGGAGAATGGTGCCCCAGCCCCCCTCCTCACCCTGCTCAGCGCCCTGCCCCGGAAGCCGTTCGCTTCAATGGAGGGGGTGGAGTGCTCCCTCGTGAACCACATGCCGCGGTCCGCCGACGAGGGGGACCCCTCGTCGTCCAGCTAA
- a CDS encoding chemotaxis protein CheW, with translation MAETPTTPAEAHARRHSVQQRLSLLEGELQQLRQELTHLEGELRLPGLFLTLEVAGAQALLPTEVVQEVVRLVEIQPLPGAPAHVAGAFVYRGTSAIVVDLAVLLGIRREPEMDAHLVVCTGERTVALLVDRVRDIVETPALVEGDAAGAHRSPWDTTGLMGGLCRLPEGGLLPLLRTSLLLVTPEET, from the coding sequence ATGGCCGAAACCCCCACAACTCCAGCGGAAGCCCACGCACGCCGTCACTCCGTCCAGCAACGGCTGTCGCTGCTGGAAGGGGAGTTGCAGCAACTGCGGCAGGAATTGACCCACCTCGAGGGGGAGCTGCGGCTGCCAGGGCTCTTCCTCACGCTGGAGGTCGCCGGCGCTCAGGCGCTGCTGCCGACCGAGGTGGTCCAGGAAGTGGTCCGGTTGGTGGAAATCCAGCCGCTGCCGGGGGCCCCTGCCCACGTGGCGGGGGCGTTCGTCTACCGGGGCACCTCCGCCATCGTGGTGGATCTGGCCGTGCTGCTGGGCATCCGCCGGGAGCCGGAGATGGATGCGCACCTGGTGGTCTGCACGGGGGAGCGCACGGTGGCGCTGCTGGTGGACCGCGTTCGCGACATCGTCGAGACGCCCGCCCTGGTGGAAGGGGATGCCGCCGGAGCACACCGCTCGCCGTGGGATACGACCGGACTGATGGGCGGCTTGTGCCGGCTGCCCGAAGGCGGGCTGCTTCCGTTGCTGCGGACCTCGCTCCTGCTGGTGACTCCGGAGGAGACGTGA
- a CDS encoding response regulator, whose translation MDLPFEIEEEDEQGGGGTLASTVLLVDDELVVLDICTRLLSREPDLLITQATSAEEALPLLRAQRFDVLVTDKNLPQMSGIELIAEARRLQPSLEAMMITGYASSESVIAAFAAGASDYILKPFDDLRVLRAKVRAALERRTERIRGREQARHVARQASALIQAGKDAPEPAHQALEDELRNYEQAVQNGAMSGHVAVVGSDEAVELLRAEGFEVAGFPPAAAALESADVVILETGEPQWRVLADHLQSRSPDLLLLSSPQADLADLLEAISLRLDLVGFGASSTTQGLPDRLRMVLLRRCIQRAQDRLATALAAFHQSIPGR comes from the coding sequence ATGGATTTGCCGTTCGAGATCGAGGAGGAGGATGAGCAAGGTGGCGGCGGGACGCTCGCCTCGACTGTTTTGCTGGTAGACGATGAGCTTGTGGTGCTGGACATCTGCACCCGGCTGTTGTCCCGCGAGCCGGACCTGCTGATCACCCAGGCCACCAGCGCCGAGGAGGCGCTGCCTCTGTTGCGTGCCCAGCGCTTCGACGTGCTGGTGACGGACAAGAACCTGCCCCAGATGAGCGGCATCGAGCTCATCGCCGAGGCCCGGCGGCTCCAGCCGTCCCTCGAGGCGATGATGATCACCGGCTATGCCAGCTCGGAGTCCGTCATCGCCGCCTTCGCTGCCGGCGCGAGCGACTACATCCTCAAGCCTTTCGATGATCTCCGGGTGCTGCGCGCCAAGGTGCGCGCCGCGCTCGAGCGGCGCACCGAGCGCATCCGGGGGCGAGAGCAGGCCCGCCACGTGGCCCGGCAGGCGTCGGCGCTCATCCAGGCAGGGAAGGATGCGCCAGAGCCCGCGCACCAGGCGCTGGAGGACGAGCTGCGCAACTACGAGCAGGCGGTGCAGAACGGCGCGATGAGCGGGCACGTGGCCGTGGTGGGCAGCGACGAGGCCGTGGAACTGCTGCGCGCGGAGGGGTTCGAGGTGGCGGGTTTCCCTCCGGCCGCCGCCGCCCTGGAGAGCGCCGACGTCGTCATTCTGGAGACGGGCGAACCCCAGTGGAGGGTGCTGGCGGATCACCTCCAGTCCCGCTCACCGGACTTGCTGCTGCTGTCCAGTCCTCAGGCGGATCTCGCCGACCTGCTGGAGGCCATCAGCTTGCGGTTGGATCTGGTGGGCTTCGGCGCGTCCTCCACCACGCAGGGGCTGCCGGATCGGCTGCGGATGGTGCTGCTGCGCCGCTGCATCCAGCGCGCCCAAGACCGGCTGGCCACGGCACTGGCCGCCTTTCACCAGAGCATTCCCGGCCGCTGA
- a CDS encoding sensor histidine kinase codes for MTPSDLPAVLYCDDDALNLRVFDANFGQRFRILRCSSPNEALTVLEQRRGDIGVVISDQRMPGMSGVELLERARTLAPDAKRMLVTAYADLQAVVDAVNRGQVTRYFVKPWDRAEMLAALDDALKIARLELKIRQVEGRMMKAERLATLGQVTAGIAHELMGPVGYLSQNVVSLRRDIEHIISYVNKHLEEDPHPAVSETVKDLPALIGDLATGTEHLRQVANGLKAQARGDETEQAAEVSEVVSFAVKLARAEVRDRARLTSSGEPVRVLFGPVKLCQVLLNLIVNAAQAMEGVQRTGRIDVRWAQQDRWVTITVADNGCGIPVELQEKVFQPLFTTKPVGIGTGLGLSICKELVTQYGGKLQLTSVPGEGTEINITVLRAPMP; via the coding sequence ATGACCCCCTCTGATCTTCCCGCGGTGCTCTACTGTGATGACGACGCCCTGAACCTGCGGGTGTTCGACGCCAACTTCGGGCAGCGCTTTCGCATCCTGCGCTGCTCTTCGCCCAATGAAGCGCTGACCGTGCTGGAGCAACGGCGCGGAGACATCGGAGTGGTGATCTCCGATCAGCGCATGCCTGGAATGAGCGGTGTGGAGTTGCTGGAGCGGGCACGCACGCTGGCTCCGGATGCCAAGCGCATGCTCGTCACGGCCTACGCGGATCTCCAGGCCGTGGTGGACGCGGTCAACCGCGGGCAGGTGACGCGCTACTTCGTCAAACCGTGGGATCGCGCGGAGATGCTCGCCGCGCTCGATGATGCGCTGAAGATTGCGCGGTTGGAGCTGAAGATCCGCCAGGTCGAGGGCCGGATGATGAAGGCCGAGCGTCTGGCCACGCTGGGGCAGGTGACGGCCGGCATTGCCCACGAGCTGATGGGGCCGGTGGGCTATCTCTCGCAGAACGTCGTCTCCCTGCGCCGGGACATCGAGCACATCATCTCCTACGTGAACAAGCACCTGGAGGAGGATCCGCATCCGGCCGTGTCCGAGACGGTGAAGGATCTGCCCGCGCTCATCGGGGATCTCGCCACGGGCACCGAGCACCTGCGGCAGGTGGCCAATGGCCTGAAGGCCCAGGCGCGCGGCGACGAGACGGAGCAGGCGGCGGAGGTGTCCGAGGTGGTGTCCTTCGCGGTGAAGCTGGCGCGCGCGGAGGTGCGGGATCGCGCCCGGCTCACCAGCAGCGGGGAGCCGGTCCGCGTGCTGTTCGGCCCGGTGAAGCTCTGCCAGGTGCTGCTGAACCTCATCGTGAATGCCGCTCAGGCCATGGAGGGCGTCCAGCGGACGGGCCGCATCGACGTGCGGTGGGCGCAGCAGGACCGCTGGGTCACCATCACCGTGGCGGACAATGGCTGCGGCATTCCCGTGGAACTCCAGGAGAAGGTGTTCCAGCCCCTCTTCACCACCAAGCCCGTGGGGATTGGCACCGGGCTGGGGCTCTCCATCTGCAAGGAACTGGTGACGCAGTATGGGGGCAAGCTTCAGCTCACCTCCGTGCCGGGAGAGGGGACGGAGATCAACATCACGGTCCTCCGGGCACCGATGCCTTGA
- a CDS encoding pyruvate dehydrogenase complex dihydrolipoamide acetyltransferase gives MAKPIQMPALSPTMKEGKLVKWLKKVGDKVSSGDAIAEVETDKSNLEVEAYDDGVLLQIIVAEGDLAVVGAPIAYVGAKGEKVEAGNTPAAPAAAPAKTEAPAQPVAVPAAPAPAAAPASGGDGIPVLMPALSPTMKEGKVVKWLKKVGDKISSGEAIAEIETDKSNLEVEAYDDGTLAKILVDADQLAQVGAPIAYITGKGGKAAASAPAPAAAPAPAAPAAAPQKSEAPAAPRPASAEGRVRASPLARKMASSQGLDLSAVHGSGPLGRVVKRDIEAALAQGPSAAKKAPEASAASARPAAPGSRPAPKTLPISTMRKVIAQRMSEVKPGVPHFYLTVDVEMDAAMKIREEAKSLESKVSVNDIIVKAVAVALRRSPKMNVSLQGNNILQFATADVGIAVAIEDGLITPIIKDADQKGLQAISTEARELAERARKKALKPEEYTGGSITVSNLGMYGIDQFVAVINPPQAAIIAVGAVADKAVVRDGQLAVRKILTVTLSGDHRVIDGATGAEYLRELKNLLEHPMRLLF, from the coding sequence ATGGCCAAGCCCATCCAGATGCCGGCGCTTTCCCCCACCATGAAGGAGGGGAAGCTCGTCAAGTGGCTGAAGAAGGTGGGAGACAAGGTCTCCTCCGGGGATGCCATCGCCGAGGTCGAGACCGACAAGTCCAACCTTGAGGTCGAGGCGTACGACGACGGCGTGCTGCTACAGATCATCGTTGCCGAGGGAGACCTGGCCGTGGTGGGGGCCCCCATCGCGTACGTGGGGGCGAAGGGCGAGAAGGTCGAGGCAGGCAACACGCCTGCCGCGCCTGCCGCCGCGCCTGCCAAGACCGAGGCCCCCGCGCAGCCTGTGGCGGTCCCGGCGGCTCCTGCTCCCGCGGCGGCCCCTGCCTCCGGCGGAGACGGTATCCCCGTGCTCATGCCCGCGCTCTCCCCGACGATGAAGGAGGGCAAGGTCGTCAAGTGGCTGAAGAAGGTGGGGGATAAGATCTCCTCCGGAGAGGCCATCGCCGAGATCGAGACCGACAAGTCCAACCTCGAGGTCGAGGCGTACGACGACGGGACGCTCGCGAAGATCCTCGTGGATGCGGACCAGTTGGCGCAGGTGGGAGCTCCCATCGCGTACATCACGGGCAAGGGCGGTAAGGCAGCCGCCTCGGCGCCGGCCCCTGCGGCCGCTCCAGCCCCCGCGGCCCCCGCCGCGGCGCCCCAGAAGTCCGAGGCCCCGGCGGCTCCTCGCCCGGCGTCGGCCGAGGGCCGAGTTCGTGCCAGTCCGCTCGCCCGGAAGATGGCGAGCTCCCAGGGGCTGGATCTGTCCGCGGTTCACGGCTCGGGCCCCCTCGGACGGGTGGTGAAGCGCGACATCGAGGCCGCGCTGGCTCAGGGTCCTTCGGCTGCGAAGAAGGCTCCGGAGGCCTCCGCGGCATCGGCACGCCCTGCGGCGCCGGGCAGCCGTCCGGCTCCGAAGACGCTCCCCATCTCGACGATGCGCAAGGTGATTGCCCAGCGCATGAGCGAGGTGAAGCCGGGGGTGCCCCACTTCTACCTGACGGTGGATGTGGAGATGGACGCGGCGATGAAGATCCGCGAGGAGGCCAAGTCGCTGGAGTCCAAGGTCTCCGTCAACGACATCATCGTGAAGGCGGTGGCCGTCGCGCTGCGCCGCTCTCCGAAGATGAACGTGTCGCTGCAGGGCAACAACATCCTGCAGTTTGCCACGGCGGATGTCGGCATCGCGGTGGCCATCGAGGACGGCCTCATCACCCCCATCATCAAGGATGCGGACCAGAAGGGGCTGCAAGCCATCTCCACCGAGGCCCGGGAGCTGGCCGAGCGTGCCCGGAAGAAGGCGCTCAAGCCGGAGGAGTACACGGGCGGGTCGATCACCGTCTCCAACCTGGGCATGTACGGCATTGATCAGTTCGTTGCCGTCATCAACCCGCCGCAGGCGGCCATCATCGCGGTAGGGGCCGTGGCGGACAAAGCGGTGGTGCGCGACGGGCAGCTCGCGGTGCGGAAGATCCTCACGGTGACGCTCTCGGGAGACCACCGGGTCATCGACGGGGCCACGGGGGCGGAGTACCTGCGCGAGCTCAAGAACCTGCTCGAGCACCCAATGCGGTTGCTGTTCTAG
- a CDS encoding myxosortase-dependent metalloprotease, MXAN_2677/MXAN_2678 family, producing the protein MSRSLWLLLGVLLAAPAARAQFDYKRTVVPGKPLCLAWPIREYVYHLDAAGSLWTPGDTELTAVEAAFDSWRALAAGCTDYVFTRGPDVTSPAVGYDQAHPDQNQNVVTFRERPCFEVVPETDDCQADDSCGNAYGCWEHGFATIALTTTTFSFKTGYALDADIELNSAQAAGGPGFLFTTVSSPPCLGEALPGCVSTDVQNTMTHEIGHVVGLDHVYSMFSTMEATAPSGETHKRVIDSGSGTGFCRTYPRGLPPAQCGEPAVTNKQLSAQSTGTGCAAAPGPWLGGIGLGAWVACFRRRRARQRRPGQGSL; encoded by the coding sequence GTGAGCCGGAGCCTGTGGCTCTTGCTGGGAGTGCTGCTGGCCGCGCCCGCTGCGCGCGCCCAGTTCGACTACAAGCGCACCGTGGTCCCCGGCAAGCCGCTGTGCCTCGCGTGGCCCATCCGGGAGTATGTGTACCATCTGGACGCCGCGGGCAGCCTCTGGACGCCCGGGGACACCGAGCTCACTGCGGTCGAAGCCGCCTTTGATTCCTGGCGGGCCCTGGCCGCCGGGTGCACGGACTATGTGTTCACGCGAGGGCCCGACGTCACGAGCCCCGCCGTGGGCTACGACCAGGCTCATCCGGACCAGAACCAGAACGTCGTCACCTTCCGGGAGCGGCCCTGCTTCGAGGTGGTTCCCGAGACGGACGACTGCCAGGCGGACGACAGCTGTGGCAACGCCTATGGGTGCTGGGAGCACGGCTTCGCCACCATCGCGCTGACCACCACGACCTTCAGCTTCAAGACGGGCTACGCCCTGGACGCGGACATCGAGCTCAACTCGGCCCAGGCGGCAGGGGGGCCGGGTTTTCTCTTCACCACCGTAAGCAGTCCCCCCTGCCTGGGAGAAGCCCTCCCCGGGTGTGTCTCCACGGACGTCCAGAACACGATGACCCATGAGATCGGCCACGTCGTGGGGCTGGATCACGTGTACTCGATGTTTTCCACCATGGAGGCGACCGCTCCCTCGGGAGAGACGCACAAGCGCGTCATCGACTCAGGTTCCGGAACGGGCTTCTGCCGCACGTACCCGCGAGGCCTGCCTCCGGCCCAGTGTGGAGAGCCCGCCGTGACAAACAAGCAGCTGTCCGCCCAGAGCACGGGCACGGGCTGCGCGGCGGCACCAGGCCCCTGGCTGGGGGGGATCGGGCTGGGCGCGTGGGTGGCGTGTTTCCGCCGCCGTCGGGCCCGGCAGCGACGCCCTGGACAGGGGAGCCTATGA
- a CDS encoding TonB family protein: MIKSDSPAVGTPAAPEVDPLIGRTLNGRFRITEPLGMGGMGKVYRAIQTPLDRVVALKVLNPNFPSSKDPGFQQRFLREASLTSKLRHPNTVTVIDYGQTEDNIYFIAMEYMEGRTLAQVLSQTGPLPWSRVISIGQQVCRSLREAHGMGIVHRDLKPANIMLLNESDQDLVKVLDFGLVKSIAPVTEGVLSPEITQSGTFLGSPQYMAPEQARNVTDARSDVYSLGVMLYQMLMGRPPFIARDHLELIFSHCKEAPPPFNSLRPYIPVPAEIEAVVMRSLEKDPARRYQTMDELLEAMRTANMAAGGHSGIFKRPGGSATTGPYPSPNFANPPPPDSGSSTLALDISVEVPEPMSRGRQRRMLLLGLGIGTVIVAVLAAAFFFLRPSPHTEVKPPTPETVQVKAEAPVAPSPPVAEAAPAAPHMVRLRLMSEPSGARVYYKGKERGTTPFVLEVPPGEDGTVTAELTFALEGYQSETVITGGSGDVVLSQKLQRRRGGASGGSRVEFATGSSLQPANALPTSLAPAEPLAPVPSGDTSAKTPSEMGGGVAQTLPANVLGAMKNTHTVIPYDSESMSRPEQLQGKDLAYTREALEARVQGVMLVKCTINRQGRVENCRVLKTLPHMEAAVLEALKSRVYKPILYQGQPVAVDYVFNVRLALPRR, translated from the coding sequence ATGATCAAGAGTGATTCGCCGGCCGTCGGGACTCCGGCAGCACCGGAAGTAGACCCGCTCATTGGCCGGACGCTCAACGGTCGCTTCCGCATCACCGAGCCGCTCGGCATGGGAGGCATGGGCAAGGTCTACCGGGCCATCCAGACGCCCCTGGACCGGGTGGTGGCGCTCAAGGTCCTCAACCCCAACTTCCCCAGCAGCAAGGATCCTGGCTTCCAGCAGCGCTTTCTGCGCGAGGCCTCCCTCACCTCGAAGCTGCGCCATCCCAACACCGTCACGGTCATCGACTACGGGCAGACCGAAGACAACATCTACTTCATCGCCATGGAGTACATGGAGGGGCGCACCCTGGCGCAGGTGCTCTCCCAAACGGGGCCCCTGCCTTGGAGCCGGGTGATTTCCATCGGCCAGCAGGTGTGCCGCTCGCTGCGCGAGGCGCACGGCATGGGCATCGTCCACCGGGACCTCAAGCCCGCCAACATCATGCTGCTCAACGAGTCGGATCAGGATCTGGTGAAGGTCCTGGACTTCGGCCTCGTCAAGTCCATCGCGCCTGTGACCGAGGGTGTGCTCAGCCCGGAAATCACCCAGAGTGGAACGTTTCTCGGCTCCCCGCAGTACATGGCGCCCGAGCAGGCACGCAACGTGACGGATGCACGCAGTGACGTCTACTCGCTGGGCGTCATGCTCTACCAGATGCTGATGGGGCGCCCGCCGTTCATCGCGCGCGACCACCTGGAGCTCATCTTCTCCCACTGCAAGGAAGCGCCCCCTCCCTTCAACTCGCTGCGGCCCTACATCCCGGTTCCCGCGGAGATCGAAGCGGTGGTCATGCGCAGCCTGGAGAAGGATCCCGCGCGCCGCTATCAGACGATGGACGAGTTGCTGGAAGCGATGCGCACGGCCAACATGGCCGCGGGTGGCCACAGTGGCATCTTCAAGCGTCCGGGCGGCTCGGCGACCACGGGCCCGTACCCCTCTCCGAACTTCGCGAACCCTCCCCCACCGGACTCCGGCTCCTCCACCCTCGCACTGGACATCAGCGTGGAGGTTCCCGAGCCGATGAGCCGGGGGCGGCAACGCCGGATGCTGCTGCTGGGCCTGGGCATCGGCACCGTCATCGTCGCCGTGCTCGCCGCGGCCTTCTTCTTCCTCCGCCCCTCGCCCCATACCGAGGTGAAGCCGCCGACCCCCGAGACGGTTCAGGTGAAGGCCGAAGCGCCGGTGGCCCCCTCGCCGCCCGTCGCCGAGGCCGCGCCCGCAGCCCCGCACATGGTCCGCCTGCGGCTGATGAGCGAGCCTTCGGGCGCGCGCGTCTACTACAAGGGCAAGGAGCGGGGGACGACGCCCTTCGTGTTGGAAGTGCCCCCGGGAGAAGATGGCACCGTCACGGCCGAGCTCACCTTCGCGCTCGAGGGCTACCAGAGCGAGACGGTCATCACCGGCGGCTCGGGAGACGTGGTGCTCTCCCAAAAGCTCCAGCGGCGCCGGGGCGGCGCTTCAGGGGGCTCGCGCGTGGAGTTCGCCACGGGCAGCAGCCTACAGCCGGCCAACGCGTTGCCCACCTCGCTCGCCCCCGCGGAGCCCTTGGCGCCCGTTCCCTCGGGGGACACGTCCGCGAAGACGCCGTCCGAGATGGGCGGGGGGGTGGCACAGACGCTGCCCGCGAACGTGCTCGGCGCGATGAAGAACACCCACACGGTCATTCCCTATGACAGCGAGAGCATGAGCCGCCCCGAGCAACTCCAGGGCAAGGATCTCGCCTATACCCGTGAGGCGCTCGAGGCCAGGGTGCAGGGCGTGATGCTGGTGAAGTGCACCATCAACCGCCAAGGCCGCGTGGAGAACTGCCGCGTCCTCAAGACGCTGCCCCACATGGAGGCGGCGGTCCTGGAGGCGCTGAAGTCGCGCGTCTACAAGCCCATCCTCTACCAGGGCCAGCCCGTGGCCGTGGACTACGTCTTCAACGTCCGGCTGGCATTGCCCCGGCGCTGA